The DNA segment CAAATCCTGTTGCAACGATCAAGCGTTCACTGCTATAAACGTTTCCATTGCTATCTATAACCATGAAATCGTCATTTTTGGCAATTCTGACAATTTTGCAACCATATTTTATGTTTAGGTCGTAATAGCTTACAAAATCACCAAGATACCGAACAAATTCTTTTGCTTGAGGAAAATAATCCCTGCTATAGTTTTTTAATAACAAGTTTTCGTTGTCACACAGAAGGGAGTTCCAATCCCACCTGAGATTGATTTCTGCATCATCATATCCCGTGTATAATTTGTTAATTGAAATTAATTTTCCGTGGCGAGGAAACTTCTTGAAAGATGCTCCAGGAGAATCTTCTCCTTCAAGAATCAAATAGCTGCGATTGGCTTTTTCTAGAAAGTAGCCTAGCTGTAGGCCTGCTGGCCCAGCACCAATAATCACATAATCAAACTGAGTGTTTGAATTCATTTCCCTTATCCCTTAAGCTCTATTATTTGAGCAGACGACCCTAGAAAATTTCGAGTGTTACGAAACTCAGAAGATGTAATCTCAAAAATTCCGAACCCTACCCGTTCTTTTAAATAGTTGTGTAGCCAGTAGATTAGGCAAGCACTAACGATGGATTGAAGTGATATTTCTCGGAGTATGCCATCATTTCTTGCATTGCATCTGTGAAAATCGCAAAAACTTTTTCGACTAAATCAAATGCTTTCTCCCGATTGTCCTGAGTCAATCTTATGCTTTTGATAAACTCTTCCATATTGTCTGTTCCAGTGGCATGACCCGTTTCTACAAGATAATGATATCTGCCAAAGTAGCGATATCGCTGTTTGGATATTTTTCCAAGTTCCTGGGCTACCTCTGATGTCCAAAATAGTGCAACATTTCCTGTCGCTTCTATTGCTTCGATGACAACTAACTTCAAAACTGGATCTGTGTGAGCAATGCAAAGTGCAGCAAGTCGAGTACAGACTTGGCGCGTTTTAGAGGTTTCATCACTCCACATAAATCTTAGGGCATCGCTGAAGGGCATTTCGCGATCGATTCCCAAGGTTTTTAAGTCTTCAAGAAACCATTCCCAATGGTTATCATCTTCGTAAGTATGTAGATTAATGATTTCTTCTATTTTGCTAGTAGCTGGTTCTTTTCTCAGCACATACTTATTTAAGTCAGAAAATCCCATCACTAAAGGAGCTGCACAGGGGGCAAAAGCGAGTCGCTGTTTGGGGTCTATACTTTTATCTTGCATAAACTTGAATAGCTGCAACTGAGCAAATTCGCGTTTTTTCTCTTCAATTAACGCTAAAACTTCTTTCATGGTGGGGGTTGATGAAAATACTAACGAAATACTTACTCAATCGTAATTTTTCTGAAAAAAAATACATCCGAAAATACACTGAAATGTGGAAAACTCATAGAAACATCAAGTCTGGCTTTCAACAATGACACTGAAATGAATGCATACCAAAGCTTGCACTGACTTATTTGAATTGCTAATTGCTTTTTCTAAATTCTTTTTGTACGTGTTAATGATCAAAAAAAGCAGCTTTGAATGTTCAAAATAAGTATTTTTTGTAAATATATATACTTAGATTGGTTTTTTGCGCTTAGAGCAAAATTAAAATATCTTGTGTATTGGGCTTATCTTCGTACAAATCTCTTGGGCGACCAATTGGGAACGAGAAACCCAATATTAACGCTGTGATTTTGGCGTAAATTCAGAATGCGTACTACATTCACTGCTGTCTGGCTCGATCCTAAAACGTGCAAACTCGTAGTTGGTAAGGAATTCAAGCAAAAACCCCGCATCCTTTAAGCGAATGCAGGGTTTTTAAGATGGGGGTGGAGAGACTTGAACTCTCACGACCGATAAAGGTCAACGGATTTTAAGTCCGCAGCGTCTACCATTCCGCCACACCCCCGGTTCAAATTTTTTCAGAATACCAGTTTAGCAGGAATTGAGCTTTTGTTTGTTGCGACCCATAAAATTCCTGTTTAAGGACAACCCTTTACGTTGAGCAGTATGTCAAAATAGTGAAGCGAAAAACATTACCAAAAAAATCCCGATCGGTATGACCTTTCTAACCAATCTGATTTCCTCTGCTCCTGGAACTCTCGATCTCGATACCTTGCTCATTGCAGCACTATATTTATCGTTGAGCGTACTGTATTTAGTGATTCTGCCGGGGGGATTGTACCTATATTTACAAAAACGCTGGTACGTTGTTAGTTCTTTCGAGCGCGCATTTATGTATTTTCTGGTTTTCTTTTTCTTCCCAGGACTTTTGCTGTTGAGTCCTTTTTTGAACCTACGTCCCAAGCAACGCGAAGTTAAGGCGTAGTTCGCTCTGTTTGCCATGTTTGACGAGAAATAGCTTCATGCGACGAATTGATATTATTGGGATTGGTCTGGGGATTTTCCTCGCTGGCGGTGCGGCGTACCTCCTTTTGCAGATAGCTGGATTGGATGGCGTTACTGCTGGGATCTGGAGTCAAGCGTTGCTGGTTGTTGGTTTGCTGGGTTGGGTTGCAACTTACCTCTTCCGAGTGAGTACTAAAAATATGACCTACAACCAGCAGGTGAAGGATTATGAAGATGCAGTGATGCAAAAGCGTTTGGATGAGATGACACCGGAGGAGATCGAGAAGTTGCAGGCGGAAATCGAGCAAGAGTGAGCGGCTGTTGCGGCTCAAATATCGATCGCGGCACTTTAAAATCGGGATTTTCTAGTTTTTGGAGTTGCAAACGCTTTCTGGGAAATCTATTTTAGGTCAAACGTTTATGTCCGAACGGCGCATTACAATTTCCACGTCAACGCTGTTGTGGGTTGGGATCGTTGGATTGCTGGCAATCTTGTTGTGGCAATTGCAAGGTTTGCTTTTGGTTCTCGCGATCGCGGTGGTTATTGCCTCAACCTTAGCTCCTGTTATTCAGCGAGCGCAACGATGGGGAATTCCTCGCTGGCTTGCAGTATTCCTTGTCTATATCGGTTTAATTGCGGGGTTAATTGGAGTTGGCTCGATCGTCGGGGTTCCCGCGATCGATCAAATTCAGCGCTTAATCCGAAATTTGCCAGGATATCTCGATGTTCTTGAGAGCCTAACGGAAGATTTGGTAATGCGCACGGGAACGATTGACCCGGTGACGTTGGAACAAATTCGCCAATTTTTTGATTTACAGGCGATCGCGACGTGGGCGTTTCGTTCCTCACAACAGCTTCTGATTCGTTCCTACAGCGTCACGCGAGGTCTTTTAGGGGGAGCGTTCAGCGTAATTTTAGCTTTGTTGCTCTCGATTTATATGCTCATCGGTTCCGAGCAATTGGTACAGGGAATTCTCCGCTTGTTTCCCTCCCCTTGGAACGAGCGATTAGCTGCTCAAGTTCAACCGATGGGTCAACGGATGGGGGGCTATATACAGGGAAGAATTTTAGTTTCGACCATTTTAGCGGTTGTCATTAGTATTGGATTGAATTTTCTGGGTTTATCGGAATTTTCCCTGGGTTTGGGCGCGATCGCGGGATTAACAAATCTCATTCCTTTCTTTGGCCCTGTCTTGGGTTCAATTCCAGCATTAATTGTCGCGATCGCGCAAGGGGGATGGACGTTCCTTTGGGTATTGCTCCTTTTCCTCATGATCCAAAATCTAGAAACCTACCTCCTCGATCCCCTTTTGGTGGGTAGCACGGTGCGTATTCCCCCTCTCTACCAACTTCTTGCTGTCCTAGGCGGCGCGCAGGTTTTAGGGATTATTGGCGCACTTATCGTTCCACCGTGGGTTGCGGGAATTTCTGTTCTCTTGGAAAACCTCTATTTAAAACCCAAGTTACAAGCCGAGTTAGAGGAGGGAGATATTTGTGATGACGTGGGGACACGGGGACGCGGTGACGCGGTGAGAAATTCATAACTCACGTCTGATGTGTATTACCCAAAAGCTTTGGAAGCCCTCTCCCCCAACCCCTCTCCCAAATCTGGGAGAGGGGAGAAGATACAGTAAAATGTGGGTTTGGCAGCTCTAATTCACATCAAGCGTAACCCTAAACTTTTTCCCCCCTCAATTGTTCGCGATGGTGGGGTTCGAGTAAATTGGTCATATCGGGCCCTAGGGGAATGATTCCGCCGGGATTGAGGGGAAACAAATTGCCGTAATAGTCTCGTTTCACACTGTCTAAATCGCAGGTTTCCGCTACGCCGGGAAGTTGATACAAATCCCGCAAATAGGCGCTTAAATACTCGTAATCTCGAATGCGGCGGCGATTGCACTTGAATAATCCGTAATAGACCACATCAAAGCGAAATAGGGTGGTAAACAGCCGAACATCGGCTAAGGTTACGCTGTCTCCGCAGAGATAGCGATTTGTGGCAAGTGCTGCATCAATTTCATCGAGGGTGACGAATAGTTCGTTACAGGCTTTGGTATAGGCTTCTTGAGTTTGAGCAAAACCGCAACGATAGACACCATTATTCACCGCCGGGTAAATTTTGTCGTTCCAGCGATCGATTTGCGTTTGCCATTTGGGGGGGGATAAATCGAGGGTAGGGTGTTTAGCAAAGGCGTTGAAGTTCGCATTGAGCATGACAATAATTTCGGAACTTTCATTATTCACAATTGCCTTTTTTTTACTATCCCAAAGAACGGGAACCGTACAGCGTCCGGTGTAACCCGGTTGTGCGAGTTCGTAGAGTTCTGGAAGCGTGCGACATCCTTCTTCGGGATGGTCAAAAATCCAAATTCCTTCATCGGTGGAAGGGGAGACAATGGAGATCGCGATCGCGTCCTCTAATCCTTTTAATGCCCGCGTGACCAGGGTTCGGTGCGCCCAAGGACAGCCCAATCCTACATAAAGGCGGTAGCGTCCCGCTTTGGGGGGATGGGGGTTTCCCTCCTCCTCTCCAATGCTATTTCTGAACGCACTTTGGGGACGAATATATTCCCCTGTGGGATTGCTGGGTGCGAGTTTGGACATCATCACTTGCCACATTGTCGTCCAAACAAATTTGCCCAGTTTAACAATGTACTTCGAGGGAAGAGATTTACTTTTTTTGGGGTTTGCCATGTCAGCTAGCGCATTACTTAACTTGTTTCAGGCTACCCCTGAAAGTACTTTCTTAACCGTCTTCGTATAATTCTAGACTTGACTTTTGCAGCACGCGGACTGTCCATTTAGAAATATCTCTCTACCTCTGCAATAGGTAAATTCAATGCCTGAGCAACCTGTTCTGCGGTTAGACCCATTTCTCGTAGTTTGGGAATGGCATCTAATTGTGCCTGTTCTGCTTGCTGCTGTGCCTGTTCTGCTTGCTGCTGTGCTTGTTCTGCTGCCTCCTCCGGAAGGAGAACTAAATTACCCGCGCGATCGTAGAAACGCAGCCAATTTGCGAATTTTCCTTGAGCTTCTCCTTGCCAGTTCCCCAACCATAACTCTAACTTCTGGCACCACAACCACCCCTTTTCATTGGGTTGTAGGTCTTGGTAGCCTTGGTCTATGTCTAAATGCCATCCTTGCAAGGAATCTGGATTAAAAGGATCGTAGACGAAATAATCGGAAGTGCGGAAGACTTGCTCGTAAATTTCCTTTTTCTCGCCAAAATCCTTTTTCGCGGTGGAGGGAGAAAGCAACTCGACAATGACATCGGGATAGCGACCATTTTCTTGCCAACTGACCCAACCTTGACGCTCTTTTGTGCCATCAACATTGAGAACAACGAAAAAATCAGGACCTCGAAAGTCTTGGTTGCGAAGTTGTTCGAGATTGTAGTAAACGAACATATTTCCTCCAGCAAAGTAGCTGGAATCTCCCGCTCTAGCCGTTAGCATAGAACGGATAAGGACATTCATCCCGACACGGTGGCGATCGCTTTCCAAGGGTTCTCCGTCATCAAAAATAAGGTCGGTTGGAGGGGGTTCTGGAACCCAATCCGGTGCTAGAGCTGTATTGACTACTTCTGGAGTGGTTTCAAGAGACATGGTACAACCTCAAATGGTTGAATATTTTTTATGATATTGCACGTCTTGCTGAAGTGGGGAAACAACTCTTGTGTTTTCATGGGTTTAGAATACTTCAATCAATAAGACTATCCCACGTCATATTCTTCTTCAACCCTTGGGCCACTCTTAGTCTCTTCCCAACCAAGTAATCGGGAGTGTAGGGGAGGAAACATCCGAAGGAGACTTGGTTTCAGTATCAAGAACTTGTTCGACGCGATCGTACACCGCTTCAGCTTCTTCAAGGGAATTCCCAATACTGGTCAATCCTAGTTTGCCAAACTCCGACAGCGCTCCCATTAAATGGAAAATCGTTCCCGTCATCGTACTGCTATCAAAATGGAGGCGATGGCAGGTGATAATATCCATCAAATCCCTGGGAAGTAACCCCTGATAGCTCTCTTTTTGCAAATTATCGGAAGCAATGTAGTATTTGGCTAAACCGTGTTGACCGTACAGCAATCCTGTTTCTGGGTCGTACTTCCCATTAGTGAGAAGTTTCAGTGCCATAAAGGGGTGCGTCGTTCCCCCTTTACGCAGGTTAATTTCAATGGCTTGAATGTCCCATTCGGGGGTTTTTCCGGGATGGCGAACGGCAATAAAATCAACACCGTAGCGTTCCATTGCGCCTTTCTCTGCCAAAATCGCGCCAATTTTTGTCCCTAAGTCTTGTAAGTGCAGCCGATAGGCATTATCCGCCGGAAAACGGCAGCCGAGATAGATTTGTCCGTCGGGCCCACCGAGAATTTGATCGTGAGTGGAGAGAATTTCCACTCGACTGTCGGGGGTAATATAGCCTTGGAAACTGGGGGATCGCTTCTTTTCCCCTTCAATAAAGACTTCGACAATTGCGCCGAGTTCGGGGATGCGACTGGAAAAGGTTTCCCAGGTTTCATCGGTGGCTTGAAATTGGAGGTGAGGCAAACGATCGCGCAATTGGTTCGCACGCTCTTGTCTGCTGGTACAGTCTTGGATGGGACGCAAATCGAGCAGTGCATTCCCTTCCCCAGAAAAGCCTTCATTGAGTTTAATTACCATGCGCTGGAGATCGGGATTTCTCTCCCACAAATCCGTTGCGGCTTCTACTAAATCTTCGCGATTCCAAAGGTTGGAACTGCCATCGGGGTGAGGAATTCCAGCTTGCGCAAAAATCTCCCGACTGCCACTTTTAGACCCCCAATGGAGGAGTTCGGGGGAGGAGGCGAGGAGGGGAACTCCCAGTTTTAGGGATAATTCTTGTTCTAGGTGCGTGGCATTAAAACACACCATATAGGATTGTTGGGAACGCATGGCTTTGCGAATGCGCTGGACTAAGCGAGGGCGTTCTAGGATCTTTTGGGTGAGGGGTTTGAGGGAGTTATCGTAGGTGGAAAGGAGTAACAGGCGATCGCGCGCGTGGGAAAAAGGGATTCCGGGTAACAGTTGTAGGTAGTAATCAATTACCGTTGGGGAGAGGGGTTGCGCGGTGACATAAATTAAGCGCGTGCGGGGATTGCGCAGGCGAATGAGGGAAAAGAGCAACCGTTCTTCGTAATGAAGGAATCCGGCAACTTTGCCCAACTGTCGTTGGTCGATACTGAGGGAAGGGACGACGAGAATATCGCGATCCTCGTACTCGAACAAATTAATACTTTGCCAGCGATCGCGCAACTTTTCCTGCAATTGCCGAAACGCAACAGTTTCTTTCTCTTTCGATATTGTCATCCCTCCAACCCTCCTCCATAGCCCTTATACAGCTATCTTATGCGATTCATTGCAGTGAGGAGTTTACCATTTCTCTTGAGGCGATTTCCTGTACCGCGCGCTAGAGGTACAGGTTTCTTGAATTTCAACGGCGTACAATCCCGGCAATCCGACAACTTCGAGACGTTCAAAAACCCATTTCGCGATCGCCTCGCTGGTGGGATTGGGCAATCCGGTGGTTTCATTGAGATAGTAGTGATCGAGATAGCGATCGCGCAGAGGTTCAATATACTTCTCAATCTCCCCATAATCGATAATCATCCCCTGCTGAGAGCCAGATTCGATCAATTTTTCCCCTCGAACGTAAACGCGACCAATCCAGCTATGACCGTGCAAACGACTGCATTTCCCCTGATAATTGGGCAAGCGGTGTGCTGCTTCAAAGCGAAATTCTTTGTAAATCAACCACTCTTCCATCGGGACTAGGGAACCTCTAGATATTTGTGCAACTGTACGGAAAGTCGATAGGTGGGGAACTGTCTGAGTTGTGCGAGAACAATAGGAAGCGCGCGATCGCGCGATGTCCATTCCGGCTGCAAAAAAACGGGAATTCCATTCTCTTGCGGTAAATACCGGGCATAAAATTCTAACTCTAAACCCGTCTCCACCACCAGTTTAATTTCATTAGCACGCTCCCACATTTCGGGAACCACGGGATAGCGAGGACTGACGTGGGTTTTGGGACTGAGGGTAATCCACGCCTGGGGAGAGAGAGGTTGCCAAAATGCGCCGGAAGTTTCAACCGAAACGCTTCTTCCTGTTGCTTCAATCGCATCGATAAGTTTGGGTAATTGGGGATGAATTAAGGGTTCTCCCCCAGAAATAACAACGCGGCGCGATCGTAATTCTCCCAGCAACACCTCAATACTCCGCATCTCGCGTGGCAAATTGCCTCCCCCTTCCCCATACCCCGTATCGCACCAAGGACAGCGCACCGGACACCCCGCCAAACGAATAAAATCCACAGGCGAACCCATCCAGTACCCTTCCCCCTGGATCGTTTGTTGAAAGGTTTCGTGAATGGGAATGTAATCAGTCATCAGTCAACAGTCATCAGGAGAACTGGTAATTGGTAATTGATAATTGCTTAAGCAAGTCCCTCTTCATTGGGATACGTTACCGTAAGGTGGGAATTATAAATAAACCAAGTCGTAATTCCTTGAGGACTTCCCTCACTCAGTTGACCCTTTGCGGTGTCGGGTTGCCAAATCTTATGGAGGAAAATCTTGAGATGGTTATTCTCGGCTACTTCTGGTTCTTCAATTAGGGACAGTTGCGTGCCAAAGGGGATAGGAAACTGAGCGGTTGTGGCAAGTTCTGCGGTTGAGAGGGGTTTTTGCTTCAATACGGTTGCATAGCGAGCAATTCCAATTAAACCTTCTTCAAAAGCATACAAAGCTTGGGAAGAATCGTGATCGGAAACAGCGCCTACGCACTCAATGTCTTCCTTCTCCACATACCAGGTTACTCTATTGTCCAGTTTGCCTTCAATAAAAACCTTGTAGTGTCCTTCTGGTGATGGTTCTGGCGGTTGTACGAGGACAAATGTTCGATCTGCTTCAATATTAGCGCGATCGCGCGCCTCTAGATTCTTTGCTGCTGTGGGTTTTTGTTTGAATGTCGTGTCTCGAACGACGCGCATGAGTAGCTTAGTCATAAAGACATACCCCCTCTTTTTCCGATCGTTGATGTTTCCGAGTCTAACGCGAAATGAGGTGACGGGGAGATTGGTGTTATTGTTTGTGAAATTTGTCCAAAGAGCAGATTGTCATTCTGTATTTGTGTTTAATCAAATTAAGTGGAATGTCACTGAAATAAGAGTTCACCAATCGCCAAAAGCTTTGATATTTCGTAGGGTGGGCAGCGCCCACCAGCTTTAAGTCAGTGCCATTTAAATTAAGTTTCATTACAAAATTCAGAAGGTTGTTCCATGTCAAATTTCCCAAACCGGGTAGATTATTTGCGAATTAGTTTGATCGATCGCTGTAATTTTCGCTGTCAATACTGTATGCCAGAAGGGACGGAACTGGACTACCTTCTCAATCAGGAATTACTGACGACAGAAGAAATTTTGATACTACTCCAAGGGGTTTTCATTCCGTTGGGATTTCGCAAATTTCGCTTAACGGGAGGGGAACCGTTGCTGCGTCCTGGGGTTGTGGAATTGGTTCGCGCGATCGCGCACCTACCGGAAACTGAAGATTTAGCCCTTACCACCAACGGTTTCCGCTTGGGGAAAATGGCGCAAGACCTCTACGACGCGGGATTGCGAAGGGTGAATATCAGCCTGGATTCTCTCCAAGCCGACACCTTTGACAAAATCATCGGAAATCGGGGAAGAAGTCGCTGGGAGCAAACCTGGGAGGGCATTCAGACTGCGCATCAGGTAGGGTTCGATCCCCTGAAATTGAATGTGGTAGTCATTCCGGGGGTTAATGATGGGGAAATTCTCGATCTCGCCGCCTTAAGCCGCGATCGCGCGTGGCATATTCGCTTTATTGAATTTATGCCCATTGGTAACGATCAATTATTCCGCGATCGCGCCTGGATTCCCTCAGAAGAAATTCGCACCGCCATTCGAGAAAAATGGGGTTTAGAAAGTTCTAGCATCCTGGGAAACGGCCCTGCGGATGTGTTTCAAATCCCCGGCGCGAAAGGAACTTTAGGGTTCATCAGCCAAATGTCCGAATGTTTTTGCGATCGCTGCAACCGAATGCGCCTCTCCGCCGATGGGTGGTTGCGTCCTTGCCTCCTCAACGAAACCGGGCAAATCGACCTCAAAACCTCTCTCCGCAATGGAATAAGCATCGAAAAACTTAGAGAATCCGTTCGCCAAATCCTTATCCTCAAACCCGAAATCAATTTCAAAGGGAGAGACACCGGAACCGAAACCCAAACCTATACCCGCACGATGTCTCAAATTGGTGGATGATAGGAGTTATGAGTTCAGAGTTCAGAATTCAGAGTTCAGAATTACGTCTAAGATGACTTCATCAAATATTCGCGTCAATTTACCACAAAACTCCTACGATATCGCGATCGCGCCCGGTTCTCTTTCGCAACTGGGAAATAGCCTGAGCGAATTGAATATAGGGAAAAAAGTTCTCCTCGTCTCCAATTCCACCATTTTCAAACACTACGGCGAACAAACGATTAATTCTCTCCAAGATGCAGGCTTTGAAGCCTGTTACCACCTCATTCCCGCCGGAGAACGCCACAAAACCCCTGCCTCTATCCGAAAACTCTACGATACAGCCCTAAAAAATCGCCTAGAACGTTCCTCAACCCTTATTGCCCTTGGCGGTGGGGTGATTGGGGATATGACCGGGTTTGCGGCGGCGACGTGGCTGCGCGGCATCAATTTCGTGCAAGTGCCAACCTCCCTCCTGGCAATGGTCGATGCGGCAATTGGCGGGAAAACCGGGGTCAACCATCCCAGGGGGAAAAACCTCATCGGTGCATTTCACCAACCCAAACGGGTTCTGATCGATCCCCAGGTATTAACAACCCTTCCGGCAAGGGAATTTCGTGCAGGGATGGCAGAAGTCATTAAATACGGCGTAATTTGGGACACAGAACTTTTTGAACGGCTTGAGGCGGCAAAACGCTTAGATAGCTTGCGCTACGTTGACCCAGAGTTATTACAAACCATTCTCGCGCGATCGGTGCAAGCCAAAGCCGATGTGGTGAGTAAAGACGAAAAAGAAGCCGGACTGCGCGCTATCTTAAACTACGGTCACACCATCGGACATGGGGTTGAAAGCCTCACCGGATATCGCCTCGTCAATCACGGGGAAGCCGTTGGAATCGGCATGGTTGTTGCTGGAGAACTCGCTGCTGCAATGGAGATGTGGCAACCCGACGAAGCGCAACGCCAAAATGCTTTAATTGAAAAAACGGGTCTACCCACGCAAATTCCCTCCATGTTAACTGCGCGCGCGATCGCGGACAGCCTCAAAAACGACAAAAAAGTCAAAGCCGGAAAAGTCCGTTTCATCCTCCCCACCCACATCGGTTCTGTCACCATCACCGACGACGTTAACCCCGATATTCTTCACGAAGTCCTTCAAAAAAACATCCAAAAAACCCCATAAACTCAATTAGCAGTTAGTCAGTGTAGGAATGAGGGTAGGATATTTCCGGATCCAGGTCAGTCTGCTAAACCTAAATAATGGTCGGTAAAAGAGTAAATTCTCAGATAGTAATATTCTGGAGTTTAGACGAAACGAGAGAGAAAGGGAGAGAATGAAAATTGACTAAAAAGAATCATCCTCTCCCCCATGAATTGTCAGCGATTAACCCAATTCCGTCAATCGGCATACCAATTGCTAGGTCAAGCTAAAGATGCCACCTTTGAGCTGATGGAGGCAGTGCTACTCACTCGAAGCATCTCATCGTTTGCCGAACTGACTTTATCTCCAGTATTCCGCCGTCGATGGCCAAGTATCTATGAAGCCCTAGAAGATAGTCGTCCTCAGAGTGAGGAATTAAGCCGACTCTACAGTGCGCAAATCCCTCAAAATCACCCGAACAGTGCCAAAGATGGAGTGATTTGATGCCCTTAATGACTTGGCAACTTTGGTTGGCTCGTGAGATAGTCGTTGATAGCCCCTTACCTTGGCAAAAGCCCAACCCACCTGAGCGACTGACTCCTGGGCGAGTTGCGCAAAGCTTAGGAGGGATTTTAGCTCGCATTGGGACTCCAGCACTGGCCCCCAAACCCCGTGGAAAGTCTCCGGGTTGGCCCAAGGGTCAGAAACGACGTAAAAAACCCCGTTATCCGATGGTCAAGAAAGGTTTTTCTCACCGCAAAAAGCGAAAACCGAGCTAAAATTTTCTCCCACTCGGCTACTGTGACGGCTTTGCTCACCTTAATTTTTAGGCTGGGCTATTTTCCGTAGTCTAAACTCCAGGAAATAAGTTGGTCTTGCCAAAGATGCCGTTCGCCTAGAAACTAAATCTGGGCGATTTATCAGGCTCGATCCCTAAAGATGCAAATACTCCTCAAAATTTCAAGACTTATTGATTCCCTCAATGAATGGGTAGGACGACTCGCCTACGGACTCGTTCTACTCATGGTTGGCATAGGAGTCTGGAACGTGATTGGACGCTACCTCGGACGCTATTTAGGGGAAAGCTTAACCTCCAATGTCTTCATTGAGATGCAATGGTATCTCTTCGCCATTATCTTTCTCCTTGGAGCCGCATACGCCCTCAAACACGACGAACACGTTCGCGTCGATCTTTTTTACAAAGACTGGAGTCAAAAAAAGAAAGCCCTCGCCAACCTCATTGGAACCTTCCTCTTTCTCCTTCCCTTCTGCGCAATGGCAATCTACTTTTCTTGGAACCCTATCCTT comes from the Lusitaniella coriacea LEGE 07157 genome and includes:
- the aroB gene encoding 3-dehydroquinate synthase: MTSSNIRVNLPQNSYDIAIAPGSLSQLGNSLSELNIGKKVLLVSNSTIFKHYGEQTINSLQDAGFEACYHLIPAGERHKTPASIRKLYDTALKNRLERSSTLIALGGGVIGDMTGFAAATWLRGINFVQVPTSLLAMVDAAIGGKTGVNHPRGKNLIGAFHQPKRVLIDPQVLTTLPAREFRAGMAEVIKYGVIWDTELFERLEAAKRLDSLRYVDPELLQTILARSVQAKADVVSKDEKEAGLRAILNYGHTIGHGVESLTGYRLVNHGEAVGIGMVVAGELAAAMEMWQPDEAQRQNALIEKTGLPTQIPSMLTARAIADSLKNDKKVKAGKVRFILPTHIGSVTITDDVNPDILHEVLQKNIQKTP
- a CDS encoding TRAP transporter small permease subunit, translating into MQILLKISRLIDSLNEWVGRLAYGLVLLMVGIGVWNVIGRYLGRYLGESLTSNVFIEMQWYLFAIIFLLGAAYALKHDEHVRVDLFYKDWSQKKKALANLIGTFLFLLPFCAMAIYFSWNPILNSWKILEQSPDPDGLPRYPIKSIVIISFALLFLQGISEAIKNWVILKSSPQNLPVEDTHEL